GGCGTGTTCTCTCATCGGCGTTATCTCACCCGTTCAAAGATTAAAATATCCGGGTTGACGGCGGTGAGCGATACCTGCGGCAGATAGGGCGGCAGTCGATAGGTGAATTCCCTCAGCAGGCGGAATGACTCCACTTCACCGGCGATTAAACGCTTGAAGAAGTCGCACTCCCCGGGCGTGGTGGCGCAGATCGTGTCGGAGTAGAAACGCCCGTAAGTAAAACTATCGATCACGAAATAATCCGTATCGCGTTCAAGCAATCCCTTTTCTGCCTGGTTATACTCGAACCGCCCGCCGGTTGGCACTTCATCCCCTTCCCATTCGATGAAATAGATCGGATAGTTATGCGCGCGTTCGAACCTGCGCTTCTCGACCATCGGGGGGTAAAGCGTGTATTCGATGCTTTTTTGATAGCCGCGAATCGAAGCGATATATTCCGTGGCGGGGATGCGGGAGTCGTTCAGGAACAGCAGGGAGATGCTCACAATGCGCAGGGCGGAATAACCGAGGCCGAGAACCAACAGCGTGATCAACACCGGATGGACAAAGACCAGTTTCCTGTCCGAGGTGAGGCGGAGAACTTCATCTATCATCAACGAACTGAGGATCGCCATGAAGGGAATGAAAGGGATGAAATATCTTCCGATGTAGTTGATCGAGATCATGAAGGGCAGGTCGAAGATGAGAAGGATGAGCAGAAACGCGCCGATGGTTGACCCCAAGCCGTTTGCGAAAGTGGTTCTTCCAAATATCCAAAGAAGCCAGCGTAGGGCAAACCAAACGATGCCTGCGAGGAAAATGTAATAACAGAAAATGCCGACCGTTTCTTTGAGGACAGGCCATTGACCGATCAGACCGAGTGGCGTTCCCGTGTTGAAGCCGTAATTCGTAAGGTTCCTCAGGGCAGGAAAGACGCTCGAAAAATAATCCACCGGCGAAATAAGGGCTCTCGGGGTTCCAAACCCGTAACCAAGATAGGATATGACCCCGCCTGCAATCAGTTTGCCGATCATGGAGAGCCATTGGGTTTTGATGCTTTTCCAATTTGCGGCAAGATAAACGATGACTGGCAGGATGATCAGACTCCCTCCCGTATATTTACATGACGCCGCCAGACCGACCATCAGGAAAGAGAGGTACAGCCAGCGAAGCGAAAGGGTTTTCTGGTAATGAACGACAAAGAATGCCGAAAGGATAGTGAACACAAGCAAATACATATCGTTGTGGGCGAACCGGCCATTTTCTGCTGCCGCCCCGCTGGCTATGTAGAGGAGACCGGCGAGAAAGGCAATGCGCTTTCGCGCGCCGATTTTCCGCGCAAGATAATAGATCAATACGCCCGCGATTGCGCCGAGAAAAGCCGAGAAGCACCGCGCCGCCACGATGAACGCAAAAGACGAGCGTCCCGTGCCGTAGGTGATCGAGCCGATGGCGTACATCACATACTTGGGCAGGGAGGGATAGTTGTAGTCCGGTTCGGTCACGTCAAACTGCATTGCGCCGTTGAGCGCCATGTCCACGCGCCAGACCAGTTCATCGGGATTCCATAACGCAGGCGCGCCCCATTGAATGCCGGGCAGGGATGCGACAAGGAATAATACGAAGAGGGTCAACGGTAAAAGAAATTCGCGCCTAGAAAAGAACATATTGATTTTGTTTTGCATTAACGTTTCTCTTTGCTGCCCGAGCGTCTATCGATCTTCATCTGCAAGGTCTGAAGACGCTGCACTCCGTATGGCTCGCGCGCAATCACATGAATGAGCGTAATCGCGTCCACGTCGTCCTTGCCGGTCTTGAACTCCGCGTGAATCTTGTCCTTTGCCTTGCGGAACTCCCCCATCAACCGTTCCAACACCGTAATCTCGACCTTTACAAAATTCGCCTCGAACACGCGCTTGTAATCGTTCAAACGATAGCGGTTCAAATTGCTGGTCGGGTTGAGAAAATTCCTCCAGGTCTTTTCCGAATACTTCAACATCTCGAACGGATACTTGAAGAAGTGATCGCGCAAATCCACAAAATGCAAATGGATGCCGCCGGGCGCGGTCAACTTCGCCAGGGCATTGGTGATACCCGGCACATCGTCCAAATGCTCAAAGACTGAGGTGCTGAGGATGATATCTGCCTGCGCGATCTGCCTTTGGATGGATTCCTCCCGAATATCTCCATGAAGCAGGCTGATGTATTCGCTTCGCGGCTGGACCTCATCCTGTTCCACTTTCAGGTAACTTCCATACTCTGACAGTAGTTCGCGATTTCGTTCTGTATCCAATAGGACAAAATGGTCGCACAAAACCACATGCGCCGCGCCGCGCTTGAGCAGATCCACGCCGACGGCAAAACGGCCGCCATAACCGAAGACAAGAACTCGTTTACCTTTAATATCCACTCCCTGCGCAGAGAGGGCCTCGATATATCTCTGCGACGCCGCGAACGGGTCGGTGGATTCCAGCCCGGGTTTGATGATCCAGCGGCGTTTGAGAAGGAAGCGGGCCAATCCCTCTGGCATGAAGTGACGGACGAGCCGAAGGAGGAGGTATCGGATGTTCATGGAGTTATTCAGTTGGCGGTTTCGGCGGGATGTATTGCGAACATTCATCCGGCACAGGTTTGGGGACGAGCAGCATCACGTTGACTTCTTTGTACGTCTGGATTTCCTGATAATAACAAAGCACGGGGATCGATACCCAATTGACCCAGGCATTATTCTCCTCACCGAATTCGAACGAACTGTCCTTGACGGGGGTTCGTAAAGGCTCGGTGATGATAAGTGAGAAACGCTGGCCGGTAATATCCCTGTAGAATGGCGAATAGTATTCATAATTCGTGCTGAGCGCCTCGTTCATCAAAACCTTTTTCTCGTACTCGGGAATGAACTTCGCTTCATGGATGTAGCCGAACGTCAACAACTGGCGCTGATCCATGAAAAGCACATCGCCCTTCGCTTGATACTCATTCACAGCCTCCTGCATTTCCGTCAAGGCTGTTTTGACGGTGGCGCTGTCCGGCAGCATATCGAAGGATTTGGCTTCAATTGCTGTTTTATCGGTCAATACCAGCAGGGTTTCGATTTCATCGCCGTGATTGTAGGAACGTAACTGCATGGCGGGAGTGACGGAGGGTAGGACGAGGGTGGCTATTAGGGTAAATCGTACCCAGCCGGGCATTTCGTTGTTCAGCACCGCCTCCCTCCCGCCGTTGATCCATGCAATGAAGACCGTGAATGCCATGCCGATCAGGAACATATCCATGTTGTGCAGGTCGCCGCCTCCGCCGATCTTTGTGCTGGCGACCAGCCCGACGACGAGAAAGGCAAGCAAGGGACCGGCAATGGCAAGTTTCTGCCAGATATTCAACCGCCATTTTTTCGACGTCGAAAGCCATGTCAGGATAATTGTCACTGGCAGGACAGCGATGAGCAAGCCGAGCAATATCCCCGTCCCATAGGTGGGGTTGGGAAGCAGGCGGTACCACAACAACGGTTGGTCGGTGACGGCGTACGCCACAAACTCGGATGTAACACCCGTGCTGGTGATCTGTTCGGTCACATCGGCGATGTTCGGCGCGACTGACGGAGAAGCGGCGATGTGAAGGAGAGGCATCAATTTCGGGAGGAGGTATCCACCAAAGGCGCCGCACAAGCCCAAAGCGATTGCCCGAACCCAATGGGACCGATCCAGCCTCCCGTCACGCAAGGAGGCGCCTGCCAGTTCGAGCATCCCGATCCATAAACCGGGAGCGAACAGCCAGGTGAATCGACTCGACTGGGCAAAATATC
This portion of the Anaerolineales bacterium genome encodes:
- a CDS encoding phospholipid carrier-dependent glycosyltransferase, whose product is MQNKINMFFSRREFLLPLTLFVLFLVASLPGIQWGAPALWNPDELVWRVDMALNGAMQFDVTEPDYNYPSLPKYVMYAIGSITYGTGRSSFAFIVAARCFSAFLGAIAGVLIYYLARKIGARKRIAFLAGLLYIASGAAAENGRFAHNDMYLLVFTILSAFFVVHYQKTLSLRWLYLSFLMVGLAASCKYTGGSLIILPVIVYLAANWKSIKTQWLSMIGKLIAGGVISYLGYGFGTPRALISPVDYFSSVFPALRNLTNYGFNTGTPLGLIGQWPVLKETVGIFCYYIFLAGIVWFALRWLLWIFGRTTFANGLGSTIGAFLLILLIFDLPFMISINYIGRYFIPFIPFMAILSSLMIDEVLRLTSDRKLVFVHPVLITLLVLGLGYSALRIVSISLLFLNDSRIPATEYIASIRGYQKSIEYTLYPPMVEKRRFERAHNYPIYFIEWEGDEVPTGGRFEYNQAEKGLLERDTDYFVIDSFTYGRFYSDTICATTPGECDFFKRLIAGEVESFRLLREFTYRLPPYLPQVSLTAVNPDILIFERVR